A window of the Narcine bancroftii isolate sNarBan1 chromosome 4, sNarBan1.hap1, whole genome shotgun sequence genome harbors these coding sequences:
- the LOC138761136 gene encoding endoplasmic reticulum resident protein 29-like isoform X1 → MAAVGSSFLLFLTAGFLQLSVPTGALQTVGSLPLDAVTFSKVISKMKYALVKIDTQYPYGEKQDEFKKLAENSASSKDLLVAEVGISDYGEKENSELGVKYKVEKDDYPVYLLFTNGDLENPVRYTGEIKQETIQQWLKTKGVWVGMLGCLEEYDLLAQEFSSTSSQEERQKIMVKVKNMMGGLPQLENKLAEQYYKIMSKVLAQGDLFVHSEIARIGKLLDESKMSSAKKMDFQKRQNILSSFQIPSRAKEDL, encoded by the exons ATGGCGGCTGTAGGCAGCTCCTTTCTGCTGTTCCTGACCGCAGGCTTTTTGCAGCTTTCAGTTCCCACTGGAGCCCTGCAGACGGTCGGCTCCTTGCCCCTGGACGCCGTCACGTTTTCCAAG GTAATCTCCAAAATGAAATACGCTCTGGTAAAGATTGACACACAGTATCCATATGGAGAGAAGCAGGATGAGTTCAAGAAATTAGCAGAAAATTCTGCTTCCAGCAAAGACCTCTTGGTGGCTGAAGTGGGAATTTCAG attATGGCGAAAAGGAAAATTCAGAACTAGGAGTGAAATATAAAGTGGAAAAGGATGATTATCCTGTCTACCTGCTGTTCACTAATGGGGATCTGGAAAATCCAGTTCGGTACACGGGAGAGATTAAGCAAGAAACCATTCAGCAGTGGTTGAAAACTAAAGGGGTGTGGGTCGGGATGCTCGGCTGCCTGGAGGAATATGATTTACTCGCTCAGGAGTTTAGCAGCACAAGCAGTCAGGAAGAACGCCAGAAGATCATGGTTAAGGTAAAGAACATGATGGGTGGGCTGCCACAGTTAGAGAATAAACTGGCAGAACAGTACTACAAAATCATGAGTAAAGTCCTGGCACAAGGTGACTTGTTTGTTCATTCAGAGATTGCACGGATTGGCAAACTGCTGGATGAGAGCAAGATGAGCTCAGCTAAGAAGATGGATTTTCAGAAGCGCCAGAACATTctgagctcattccagataccaagCAGAGCAAAGGAGGATTTGTGA
- the LOC138761136 gene encoding endoplasmic reticulum resident protein 29-like isoform X2, translated as MKYALVKIDTQYPYGEKQDEFKKLAENSASSKDLLVAEVGISDYGEKENSELGVKYKVEKDDYPVYLLFTNGDLENPVRYTGEIKQETIQQWLKTKGVWVGMLGCLEEYDLLAQEFSSTSSQEERQKIMVKVKNMMGGLPQLENKLAEQYYKIMSKVLAQGDLFVHSEIARIGKLLDESKMSSAKKMDFQKRQNILSSFQIPSRAKEDL; from the exons ATGAAATACGCTCTGGTAAAGATTGACACACAGTATCCATATGGAGAGAAGCAGGATGAGTTCAAGAAATTAGCAGAAAATTCTGCTTCCAGCAAAGACCTCTTGGTGGCTGAAGTGGGAATTTCAG attATGGCGAAAAGGAAAATTCAGAACTAGGAGTGAAATATAAAGTGGAAAAGGATGATTATCCTGTCTACCTGCTGTTCACTAATGGGGATCTGGAAAATCCAGTTCGGTACACGGGAGAGATTAAGCAAGAAACCATTCAGCAGTGGTTGAAAACTAAAGGGGTGTGGGTCGGGATGCTCGGCTGCCTGGAGGAATATGATTTACTCGCTCAGGAGTTTAGCAGCACAAGCAGTCAGGAAGAACGCCAGAAGATCATGGTTAAGGTAAAGAACATGATGGGTGGGCTGCCACAGTTAGAGAATAAACTGGCAGAACAGTACTACAAAATCATGAGTAAAGTCCTGGCACAAGGTGACTTGTTTGTTCATTCAGAGATTGCACGGATTGGCAAACTGCTGGATGAGAGCAAGATGAGCTCAGCTAAGAAGATGGATTTTCAGAAGCGCCAGAACATTctgagctcattccagataccaagCAGAGCAAAGGAGGATTTGTGA